Proteins encoded by one window of Flavobacterium sp. N502540:
- a CDS encoding flavin monoamine oxidase family protein: MGQYKSRQEFLENNPRSIAFAALAKATKMQDKITNQAIKLSPNQLEGKEVIIIGSGVGGLTTAYELLAQESGAKVTILEASHKTGGRCMSLRTGDTLIEDENSDLFDSKPGKPQVVRFKRPVGDSEPYLNAGPGRIPSSHKRLLSYLKRFSVDVEIYVMNSESNLVQKDESFGGKPMVYRRLDHNTRGWLAHMVYKNAEELLRNSEVGISESNLETRIEELQSLMISFGELDVDGTYSATAGSPGFEDGKTRAGYEVLPGVAAGIVADVLSFDKLLESKFWEGTKFYQPTDFLWQPTLFQPVGGMDQVQHAFAQQVAALGGDILLNSPVKKIKWDSTKEKYIISVGQVGTEEPIYYEADYCVCNLAMPFLKNILDSDLLKSGLEPEFKEALEAVFVAQFEPTQAPGYKPRKDGYVPRFLACTSKVGWQANRSLWQGSPINLKTMAVEKSEVGVVPIFGGISWTDNEIQQIWYPSTAYQDEKGVLTGAYNFDKVAHDWGKLPVDERLTKARNDASKFGNKFAEGLEEGVAIAWQNMPNIKGGWAYWQAVGDANYSTKQFNAIAQGSGIIDPETKNVSNANFFIVGDQISSLPGWQEGAIAAAINAITRMAKPEVKIQPLKNLPDTRLMVEGI; this comes from the coding sequence ATGGGACAGTACAAAAGTCGTCAGGAATTTTTAGAAAACAATCCGAGATCAATTGCATTCGCCGCATTGGCTAAAGCAACAAAAATGCAAGACAAGATTACCAATCAAGCGATTAAACTTAGTCCAAATCAACTAGAAGGAAAGGAGGTTATAATCATCGGGTCAGGTGTTGGGGGACTTACCACCGCGTATGAACTACTCGCTCAAGAGTCTGGTGCAAAAGTAACCATTCTGGAAGCATCTCATAAAACGGGAGGACGCTGCATGAGCTTACGCACAGGGGACACACTCATCGAAGATGAAAACAGTGATTTATTCGATTCGAAACCTGGAAAACCACAAGTTGTTCGATTTAAACGCCCAGTGGGAGACTCAGAACCTTACCTTAATGCAGGTCCTGGTCGTATTCCAAGCAGTCACAAGCGGCTCCTTTCTTACTTAAAACGTTTTTCGGTAGACGTTGAAATATATGTGATGAACTCTGAATCTAATTTGGTTCAAAAGGACGAAAGTTTTGGAGGTAAACCAATGGTTTACCGTCGTTTGGATCATAACACAAGAGGTTGGTTAGCGCACATGGTATACAAAAATGCGGAAGAATTACTTCGCAATTCAGAAGTGGGAATTAGTGAAAGTAATCTTGAAACACGCATTGAAGAATTACAAAGTTTGATGATCAGTTTCGGAGAGCTTGATGTAGATGGAACCTATAGTGCAACGGCTGGATCACCTGGCTTCGAGGATGGAAAAACACGCGCTGGATATGAAGTTTTACCTGGTGTTGCAGCTGGAATTGTAGCCGATGTTTTGAGTTTTGACAAATTACTCGAATCAAAATTTTGGGAAGGCACGAAATTCTATCAACCTACAGATTTTCTTTGGCAACCTACTTTATTTCAACCCGTTGGAGGAATGGATCAGGTGCAACACGCTTTTGCTCAACAAGTGGCTGCTTTGGGAGGAGATATTCTTTTGAATAGTCCTGTGAAAAAAATAAAATGGGACTCAACTAAAGAGAAGTACATCATTTCGGTTGGACAAGTTGGAACAGAAGAACCGATCTATTACGAAGCTGATTATTGTGTTTGCAACCTTGCAATGCCTTTTTTGAAAAACATTCTAGATTCTGATCTCCTAAAATCGGGACTTGAACCTGAATTTAAAGAGGCATTAGAAGCCGTTTTTGTGGCACAATTTGAACCAACACAAGCTCCAGGTTATAAACCTCGCAAAGACGGATACGTTCCGCGTTTTTTAGCCTGTACCTCCAAAGTGGGTTGGCAAGCAAATCGATCTTTATGGCAAGGAAGCCCAATAAATCTCAAGACAATGGCAGTGGAAAAATCCGAAGTAGGAGTTGTACCTATTTTTGGAGGAATCTCTTGGACAGACAATGAAATTCAACAAATTTGGTATCCATCTACAGCATATCAAGACGAAAAAGGCGTGCTCACTGGCGCATATAATTTTGATAAAGTAGCACACGATTGGGGAAAATTACCCGTTGATGAGCGACTTACCAAAGCACGAAATGATGCCAGTAAATTCGGTAATAAATTTGCCGAAGGCTTGGAAGAAGGTGTTGCCATAGCGTGGCAAAATATGCCAAATATCAAAGGGGGCTGGGCATATTGGCAAGCCGTTGGAGATGCGAACTACTCAACGAAACAATTTAACGCTATTGCACAAGGATCTGGAATTATAGATCCGGAAACAAAAAATGTGAGCAATGCTAACTTTTTTATTGTTGGTGATCAAATTTCCTCCCTTCCTGGTTGGCAAGAAGGTGCTATTGCAGCTGCAATAAATGCAATTACAAGAATGGCAAAACCAGAGGTTAAAATACAGCCATTGAAAAATTTACCAGACACTCGTTTGATGGTGGAAGGTATCTAA
- a CDS encoding pyridoxal phosphate-dependent aminotransferase, with amino-acid sequence MISLDKNELPSDLPKSIKEEVISKLIISDWNRYPVAEPQELIALIAQLNSVPADSLILGNGSSGLIMRFLGELSKHYNRIVTPNPSFELFDICPKLFDLNHIPWGFNDELDYDYAGFPRGKNSIYVFCTPNNPTGTLIDPVFVETEVANDPSSVFLIDEAYAEFANDSYAHLTQKYNNVIVLKTFSKALGAAAIRLGYAMCSDTIKKQLKKNDLPFKFSPFTIISAKVLINNFEKVIQPRIERIIEAREKMFHTLNEMLLDKDVKVSKSHGNFIPIRFYNESLKNEFIQRCIDSEIIIGKVRNYPNFFRITIGSEQENNKIIQIIEGLVVKPICIGDGV; translated from the coding sequence ATGATTTCTTTAGATAAAAATGAGCTCCCGTCTGATCTCCCAAAAAGTATCAAGGAAGAGGTAATTAGTAAGCTAATAATTTCTGACTGGAACAGATATCCAGTTGCAGAGCCACAAGAGCTTATAGCTTTAATTGCTCAATTAAATAGTGTTCCTGCCGATTCATTGATTCTAGGGAATGGGTCTTCGGGCTTAATTATGAGATTCTTAGGAGAGCTTTCAAAGCACTATAATAGAATTGTTACACCAAATCCAAGTTTCGAACTATTTGATATTTGCCCAAAATTATTCGATCTAAACCATATCCCTTGGGGTTTTAATGATGAATTAGATTATGATTATGCGGGGTTTCCTAGAGGTAAGAATTCAATTTATGTGTTTTGTACACCAAACAATCCAACAGGAACTTTAATTGATCCGGTATTTGTAGAAACTGAAGTAGCTAACGATCCATCTAGTGTTTTTTTAATCGATGAGGCATACGCAGAATTTGCGAATGATTCATACGCACATTTGACTCAAAAATATAACAATGTCATTGTTTTGAAAACATTCTCGAAAGCTTTAGGAGCTGCAGCAATTAGATTAGGGTATGCTATGTGTTCAGATACTATCAAGAAACAATTGAAAAAAAATGATCTTCCCTTTAAGTTCTCACCGTTTACTATTATTTCCGCCAAAGTGTTAATAAATAATTTTGAGAAAGTTATTCAACCTAGAATTGAAAGAATTATCGAAGCTCGTGAAAAAATGTTTCATACTTTAAATGAAATGCTTTTAGACAAGGATGTTAAGGTTTCTAAATCTCATGGAAATTTTATTCCGATTCGGTTTTACAATGAGAGCTTAAAAAATGAATTTATACAGCGATGTATTGATTCAGAGATAATAATTGGTAAAGTTAGAAATTATCCTAATTTTTTTCGAATAACAATCGGATCAGAACAAGAAAATAATAAAATCATTCAAATTATAGAAGGTTTAGTTGTAAAGCCTATTTGTATAGGTGATGGAGTATAG
- a CDS encoding FAD-binding protein: protein MTKIFSVEILVEKVKLIEFLKKPINLKYWTVHTNLVVIEDICYEITSSTGEKTKISVTNKNHYLDDFLDFTWILEGEIKKQFRFLIRNGSNGKMSVQVFIPSTALSKKLLDLQSLLNVEFKILEQLLNDGKYELTESEKKIMKEYTINRLMTEQVLPKFEGKFSNEEDALEKVKTDFGQMITVNSVGCLNPKSAEDVQKIIKYCNRNEIPVNTRGMSHSASGQCLIDLGIVINIKTMNKILSIDFDGKMGSVVVEGGITWEKLVRETLKLNATPPTLTDWQKLTVGGTISTGGLGFMSHDSGIQADNVLELEVVSGDGEIRVCSRTENSDLFNLVRSGLGQFGVITKVKMKLNRAPKIMHVTKLLIDNVKEFHDLSTQLLKEPDFECIHAFLIPNTRVEFGKKMGQTFVAENPDYVAEKCKNEEEFSFFVELVQYEYEDQCFLEKEIPLNGLKNSYQEDFFSYVTKEPPLIITEKEKGKTAHPELATFIPFSQFSGFMNEFQLMHKAADMSDGPVLVIPMKSSSIQTPLFVKPEEDFYFIGILRNAYPNTKERVGYLSELNNELYQIALKYGGNRYPCDSINKPGNPEEWAIHFGNRWPDMTAGKIKFDPKNTFHSMLNIFHK from the coding sequence ATGACTAAAATTTTTAGCGTAGAGATTTTAGTTGAAAAAGTAAAATTAATAGAATTTTTAAAGAAACCTATTAATCTTAAATATTGGACCGTACATACCAATTTGGTTGTAATTGAAGATATATGCTATGAAATTACTAGTTCTACCGGAGAAAAAACAAAAATAAGTGTAACCAATAAGAATCATTATTTAGATGATTTTCTAGATTTCACATGGATTTTAGAAGGGGAAATTAAAAAACAATTTCGGTTTTTAATAAGAAATGGAAGCAATGGTAAAATGAGTGTGCAGGTATTTATTCCTTCCACTGCTTTAAGTAAAAAGTTATTAGATCTTCAAAGTTTATTAAACGTTGAGTTTAAAATATTGGAGCAGCTTCTAAATGATGGAAAATACGAACTCACGGAATCTGAGAAAAAGATAATGAAAGAATACACAATAAATAGGTTAATGACAGAGCAAGTGTTACCTAAATTCGAAGGAAAATTCAGTAACGAAGAAGATGCCTTAGAAAAGGTGAAAACAGATTTTGGACAAATGATTACTGTAAATTCTGTTGGGTGTTTGAACCCTAAATCAGCAGAAGATGTACAAAAGATAATAAAGTATTGTAATAGAAACGAAATTCCAGTTAACACAAGAGGGATGTCTCATTCGGCAAGCGGTCAGTGTTTAATAGATCTAGGTATAGTTATTAATATCAAGACCATGAATAAGATTCTTTCAATAGATTTTGATGGAAAAATGGGTTCTGTTGTTGTAGAAGGTGGTATTACTTGGGAAAAGCTTGTAAGAGAAACTCTAAAACTAAATGCAACCCCACCCACGCTTACAGATTGGCAAAAATTGACTGTAGGAGGAACCATTTCAACTGGAGGATTGGGCTTTATGAGTCATGATTCTGGAATCCAGGCAGATAATGTTCTTGAGTTAGAAGTTGTTTCTGGCGATGGTGAAATTAGAGTATGCTCGCGTACTGAGAATAGTGATCTTTTTAACCTTGTAAGGTCTGGATTAGGACAGTTTGGAGTAATTACAAAGGTTAAAATGAAATTAAATCGTGCTCCAAAAATAATGCACGTTACAAAATTACTTATTGATAATGTTAAGGAGTTTCATGATTTAAGTACTCAACTACTAAAAGAACCTGATTTTGAATGCATACATGCTTTTTTAATTCCCAATACAAGGGTTGAATTTGGAAAGAAAATGGGGCAAACTTTTGTTGCAGAAAATCCCGATTACGTTGCTGAAAAGTGCAAAAACGAAGAGGAGTTTAGCTTTTTTGTAGAATTGGTACAGTATGAATATGAAGATCAATGTTTTTTAGAAAAAGAAATTCCTTTGAATGGTTTAAAAAATAGTTATCAAGAAGATTTTTTTAGTTATGTAACAAAAGAGCCACCCTTAATAATTACTGAAAAGGAGAAGGGGAAAACAGCTCATCCAGAGTTAGCTACTTTTATACCGTTTTCACAGTTTTCTGGTTTTATGAATGAATTTCAATTGATGCATAAAGCTGCAGATATGAGTGATGGCCCTGTACTTGTTATTCCAATGAAATCGTCAAGCATTCAAACTCCTTTATTTGTAAAGCCTGAGGAGGATTTTTACTTTATTGGAATATTAAGAAATGCCTATCCAAATACAAAAGAGCGAGTAGGATATTTAAGTGAATTAAACAATGAATTGTATCAAATTGCTTTAAAATATGGAGGAAACAGATATCCTTGTGACAGTATTAATAAACCTGGAAACCCAGAAGAATGGGCGATACATTTTGGAAACCGCTGGCCTGATATGACAGCTGGTAAAATAAAGTTCGACCCTAAAAATACCTTTCACTCCATGTTAAATATATTCCATAAATAA
- a CDS encoding VOC family protein: MNKQKLDFPIKCFNIDHYTLIVPNAKVVSDFHQNVLGYKLINTILVNAGSASEGKHDMLNYVLGWPNNEKGVMVVTEGLTKESIFHKFYEKFGQGIHHVAFEVDDIEDIFELLVTKGIEMTSDKILRDPLSGLRQFFISNKYTGVFIELIERKSETEDKTSEKQGFFTHDNMSGLANTMKSYLDDPNLKNDDDIKSLDKTNYFEVSECIEVDRIDNIQINVAEVQSAKTFLNSVLGFSIEGEKMINPNEKDKFLRLSEIQESQNGVIPVELALKTFNFEKSKNILESLNLDFKVQGGSIRLEKEYAGYPLTLLHD; the protein is encoded by the coding sequence ATGAATAAACAAAAATTAGATTTTCCAATCAAATGTTTTAATATAGATCATTATACTTTGATTGTGCCTAATGCCAAAGTTGTTTCTGACTTTCATCAAAATGTGCTAGGGTACAAGTTAATAAACACAATTTTAGTTAATGCAGGTTCAGCTTCAGAAGGTAAGCATGATATGCTGAACTATGTTCTTGGGTGGCCAAATAATGAAAAAGGGGTAATGGTGGTAACTGAAGGCTTAACTAAGGAGTCTATTTTTCATAAGTTCTATGAGAAGTTTGGACAAGGCATACACCATGTAGCTTTTGAGGTAGATGATATTGAGGATATTTTTGAGCTATTAGTAACTAAAGGAATAGAAATGACTTCAGATAAGATCTTAAGAGATCCGTTATCAGGATTGAGACAATTTTTTATTTCAAATAAGTATACAGGTGTCTTCATTGAGTTGATAGAAAGAAAAAGTGAAACGGAGGATAAAACTTCTGAGAAACAAGGTTTCTTTACACATGATAATATGTCAGGATTAGCAAATACTATGAAGTCATATTTAGATGATCCTAACTTAAAAAACGATGATGATATTAAGTCTTTAGATAAAACAAATTATTTTGAAGTTAGTGAGTGTATTGAAGTTGATAGAATTGATAATATTCAAATTAACGTTGCTGAAGTTCAAAGTGCAAAAACGTTCCTAAACAGTGTTTTAGGGTTTAGTATAGAAGGTGAAAAAATGATTAACCCTAATGAAAAGGATAAGTTTTTGAGGTTAAGTGAAATTCAGGAATCTCAAAACGGAGTTATTCCGGTAGAATTAGCATTAAAAACATTCAATTTTGAGAAAAGCAAAAATATTCTTGAATCCTTGAATTTAGATTTTAAAGTTCAGGGAGGAAGCATAAGGTTAGAGAAAGAATATGCTGGTTATCCGTTAACCTTGTTGCATGACTAA
- a CDS encoding DsbA family protein, with product MKARFFFWIVAGFFAIILGCSLIKNNTSKAMENTTNTKKTDYDNGFACDLNTGMCTISSNSKDEIESSLSGIKSGKLIYVGDPICSTCLAFSSEIKELKKEFDGVLDFQLVLGGLRPYGTEPITNMRDYLLPHFDNLAKITGLPINNKILYDDSFILDTEPPSRAVVVMRKLAPEVENEFYERVQKAFYLDNSNTNYVEAYLDFVEEFGIKKEVFKERFESNEIKELVKSDFQFARKMGVRSFPTVLLESNGQISIISQGFSKSKQMIDKVRSQLYSKQE from the coding sequence ATGAAAGCGAGATTTTTTTTCTGGATTGTAGCCGGGTTTTTTGCTATAATTCTTGGTTGTTCGCTAATTAAAAATAACACTTCAAAAGCTATGGAAAATACTACTAATACTAAAAAAACAGATTACGATAACGGTTTTGCGTGTGATTTGAATACCGGAATGTGTACAATATCTTCGAATTCCAAAGATGAGATTGAATCTTCATTATCAGGTATTAAAAGTGGGAAATTGATTTATGTGGGAGACCCAATATGTTCCACTTGTTTGGCATTTTCATCAGAAATTAAAGAGTTGAAAAAAGAGTTTGATGGAGTATTAGACTTTCAATTGGTATTAGGCGGGCTTAGACCTTATGGGACAGAGCCAATTACTAACATGAGAGATTATTTACTACCGCATTTTGATAACCTGGCTAAAATCACTGGACTTCCTATCAATAATAAGATCCTGTATGATGATTCATTTATCCTTGATACAGAACCACCTTCTAGAGCAGTAGTCGTAATGAGAAAGCTTGCTCCTGAAGTAGAAAATGAATTTTATGAGAGAGTGCAAAAAGCCTTTTATTTAGATAATAGTAATACAAATTATGTTGAAGCTTACTTAGATTTTGTAGAGGAATTTGGAATTAAAAAGGAAGTATTTAAAGAAAGATTTGAATCTAATGAAATAAAAGAGTTAGTGAAATCAGATTTTCAATTTGCTCGCAAAATGGGGGTTAGATCATTTCCTACGGTATTGCTAGAGTCAAATGGTCAAATTTCAATTATTTCCCAAGGGTTTTCAAAAAGTAAGCAAATGATAGATAAAGTTAGGAGTCAGTTATATTCGAAACAAGAGTAA
- a CDS encoding winged helix-turn-helix transcriptional regulator, whose translation MKKEIILTQECNREIRAISDTMEVLSGKWKIQIIATLLIHGKMRFMELKKTTNGIGAKKLSKDLEELEINKLITRTVMNTKPITVEYEITPYGGKMEPLINIITEWGIKHREHICKKNN comes from the coding sequence ATGAAAAAAGAAATTATTCTAACACAAGAGTGTAATCGAGAAATAAGAGCCATTTCAGATACTATGGAAGTATTATCTGGAAAATGGAAGATCCAAATAATTGCCACTCTACTTATACATGGCAAAATGCGATTCATGGAGTTAAAGAAGACAACAAATGGTATTGGGGCTAAAAAACTATCTAAAGATTTGGAAGAATTAGAAATAAACAAACTCATTACAAGAACAGTAATGAACACTAAACCTATAACTGTAGAATACGAAATCACTCCATATGGAGGAAAAATGGAGCCCTTAATTAATATAATTACTGAATGGGGTATAAAACATCGAGAACATATATGCAAGAAAAATAACTAA
- a CDS encoding Lrp/AsnC family transcriptional regulator → MEQIDDIDLRLLNILHDNSKYTVKELAKMVNLSPSPVFERIKRLENSGYIKKYIALLDAEKLNRGFIVFCNIKLKQHDRNIGNQFVSDIMKIEEVVECYNISGDYDFLMKVSAKDMKHYQDFVFNKLGSVESIGSTQSTFVMSEIKNMYG, encoded by the coding sequence ATGGAGCAAATAGACGATATTGATCTTCGGTTATTAAATATACTACACGATAATTCTAAATACACTGTAAAAGAGCTTGCTAAAATGGTAAATCTTTCGCCATCGCCTGTTTTTGAGCGGATTAAAAGACTAGAGAACAGTGGTTACATTAAGAAATATATAGCTTTGTTGGATGCAGAAAAACTAAACAGAGGGTTTATTGTTTTCTGTAATATTAAACTTAAACAGCACGATCGTAATATAGGGAATCAGTTTGTTAGTGATATTATGAAAATAGAAGAAGTTGTGGAATGTTACAATATTTCAGGAGATTACGATTTTTTAATGAAAGTTTCTGCCAAAGATATGAAGCATTATCAGGATTTTGTGTTTAATAAATTAGGATCAGTTGAAAGTATAGGGAGTACCCAAAGTACCTTTGTTATGTCGGAGATAAAAAATATGTATGGATAG
- a CDS encoding bile acid:sodium symporter family protein codes for MKKLLEVLKKAGFDGFLLMIATMILMAYFLPKPGMVKEPVSLEEIANAGVSLIFLFYGMRLSVEKLKAGLSNWKMHIVVQLTTFLFFPLIVLAFRPLFVNNGFELLWMGVFFLAALPSTVSSSVVMVSIAKGNIPSAIFNASISSLIGVVVTPLWVGLFIASATGDFDVTHIVIKLILQVLLPVIIGISLNSRFGAIAEKYKKQLKYFDQAVILTIIYTSFCKSFSEHLFEGFTALELAGLATGLITLFFAVFFCVGLLSRLLGFSDEDRITVLFCGSKKSLVHGTVMSKVLFQHSTITGIVLLPLMLYHALQLIAASIIAQGMARRKEV; via the coding sequence TTGAAGAAATTATTAGAAGTATTAAAAAAAGCAGGTTTCGACGGTTTCCTGTTAATGATAGCCACCATGATTCTGATGGCTTATTTTTTGCCAAAGCCAGGTATGGTCAAAGAACCTGTTTCGCTGGAGGAGATTGCCAATGCAGGCGTTTCCTTGATTTTCTTGTTTTATGGCATGCGACTGAGTGTTGAAAAACTAAAAGCAGGACTTTCCAATTGGAAAATGCACATTGTCGTCCAGTTGACAACCTTTTTATTTTTTCCGCTCATCGTTTTGGCATTTCGCCCGTTGTTTGTCAATAACGGCTTCGAGCTGCTTTGGATGGGTGTATTTTTTCTGGCAGCATTGCCGTCCACAGTTTCCTCTTCCGTGGTCATGGTTTCCATCGCCAAAGGGAACATTCCCTCAGCCATTTTCAATGCAAGCATTTCCAGTTTGATCGGAGTAGTCGTTACGCCTCTTTGGGTTGGATTGTTTATAGCTTCTGCGACAGGCGATTTTGATGTTACTCATATCGTCATAAAGTTGATTCTTCAAGTCTTGCTGCCTGTCATCATTGGCATAAGCCTCAATTCCCGTTTCGGCGCGATTGCCGAAAAATACAAGAAACAGCTCAAATATTTCGATCAGGCAGTTATTCTAACGATTATTTACACGTCGTTTTGCAAGTCATTTTCCGAACATCTTTTTGAAGGCTTTACCGCCCTTGAACTTGCTGGACTTGCTACAGGGTTGATAACGTTGTTTTTTGCCGTCTTCTTTTGTGTTGGACTACTCAGCCGCTTGCTTGGTTTTTCAGATGAAGACCGTATTACTGTTTTATTCTGCGGGTCTAAAAAGTCATTGGTACACGGCACCGTTATGTCAAAAGTACTTTTTCAGCACAGTACTATCACCGGCATCGTATTGCTGCCGCTCATGCTTTACCATGCCTTGCAATTGATTGCCGCTAGTATCATCGCTCAGGGTATGGCTCGACGAAAAGAAGTATAA
- a CDS encoding methionine synthase codes for MKKLLLPTSIVGSLPKPAWLAPPEKLWSPWKLEGDQLLEGKQDALRISLQEQQLADLDIICDGEQTRQHFVTTFIEHLSGVDFENRKTVKIRNRYDASVPVVVGEVVRQKAVFVEDAKFLRKQTNKPIKWALPGPLTMVDTLYDGHYKSREKLAWEFAKALNEEARELQDAGVDIIQFDEPAFNVFFDEVNDWGMAALERAIEGLHCQTAVHICYGYGIQANTDWKKTLGSEWRQYEEIFPKIQKSKIDVVSLECHNSNVPLNLMELVRGKKVMIGAIDVATNTIETPEEVADTLRKALEFVDAENLYPSTNCGMAPLSRNVARGKLSALSAGAEIIRKELGI; via the coding sequence GAAGAAATTATTATTACCCACCTCTATTGTTGGAAGTTTACCCAAACCTGCCTGGCTTGCACCACCCGAAAAACTTTGGTCACCATGGAAATTAGAAGGCGATCAGCTACTGGAAGGGAAACAAGATGCTTTACGCATTTCTCTGCAGGAACAACAATTGGCAGATCTGGATATCATTTGTGACGGCGAGCAAACACGCCAGCATTTTGTAACGACTTTTATCGAGCATTTAAGTGGTGTAGATTTTGAAAATCGTAAAACAGTAAAAATCCGTAACCGTTATGACGCGAGTGTTCCAGTGGTTGTAGGTGAGGTGGTACGTCAAAAAGCAGTTTTTGTTGAAGATGCTAAATTTTTACGTAAACAGACGAACAAGCCTATAAAATGGGCATTGCCAGGTCCGCTGACAATGGTAGATACCTTGTACGACGGCCATTATAAAAGCCGGGAAAAATTGGCGTGGGAATTTGCGAAAGCACTCAATGAAGAAGCAAGAGAACTTCAAGACGCAGGGGTAGATATTATCCAGTTTGATGAACCTGCATTTAATGTGTTCTTTGATGAAGTAAACGATTGGGGAATGGCGGCATTAGAAAGAGCCATTGAAGGTTTACACTGTCAAACTGCGGTTCATATTTGCTATGGTTATGGAATACAGGCAAATACGGATTGGAAAAAGACATTAGGTTCAGAGTGGCGACAATACGAAGAAATTTTCCCAAAAATTCAAAAATCTAAAATTGATGTGGTGTCTTTAGAATGTCACAATTCCAATGTGCCTTTAAATTTAATGGAACTTGTTCGCGGTAAAAAAGTAATGATAGGTGCCATTGATGTGGCAACCAACACTATCGAAACACCAGAAGAAGTAGCTGATACCCTGCGTAAAGCTCTTGAGTTTGTAGATGCCGAAAATCTTTACCCTTCTACAAACTGCGGTATGGCCCCGCTATCTCGAAACGTAGCCAGAGGCAAGTTAAGTGCTTTAAGCGCAGGAGCAGAAATTATACGCAAAGAACTTGGGATTTAG